The genomic interval CTGGTCCATTAGCCCCTGCCGTTCATGGTAGGCTctgcactgtggctgctgtggGTTCATAGGGGACCTAAATCCGAGTTTCCTCATTTgagtataaatattattaaacaaacaaaattgaaaaagcATGGACTAAATTTAAAGCAGTCTTTTTATAGCATAAAGCACAATTTCAAGTTAATGATTTGGTCAAAATTATTTGGTCATACATCATTTGTTTTCTAAAATTATGATAATGTATCGGAGCCCAACGTTTTCTCCTTTTCCTGTGTTTTCACTGAAACAAGTTCTGGCTTCGTATTCCTAAGAAAGAACAAACATTTCTGAATCAATAATATACAGAAAGATGAAAGTTTAATCTCTGTCCGAGCCATATATAAATTTGACAGTTAAACCTTTGTGAAcggtatgtattttttatatttcatactCTATAGCTGGTAGTGTACCATGTTGATTTTCTAAAAATCTGTGAATAGAATGTCATAACTCTTTACATATATGGCTCTTAATCTCTGTTGCCGTGTGTGTTAAAGAGTACCTATTGAATAAATTCCATTAAAAAGCCAgaggtctaatggttaggacatctatTATTATATCAAGCAGAGGGTTCTGAATTTTGGCTGGGGCGGCTCATTTATTAACAAGAGAACTCCAAACCTCCTATAAGTTTATGATATTaagttatgtttattttatttgacaaTTTGAAAGTGAATGACTAAATTTTGgtaatcaaatttaaattttaattaaataattataattatttgaatttagaTTGGCAGAATAGAAAGAATCTTTGAGTATTTCGATTAGTAATGGTTTTATAGAAACCAGAGGTggattgctataagcggtctataaaaggtcttagcgcttagccggctataattcgtgaTGTAGCAAATTGTCTTTATTATAAACCATTGCTAAACCGCGGTCTAACTTGTAAGTGGTCTTTAAAATTGAAGCCTCTACTCAAAGGAGGCGTACTGTTGTGATTGTGAATTGAGCAAGAATGATGaatattaccttatttggtattctacgtCCTCAATTTGATACTGTACGCAGTCTTagctaagactgttttatagcaaaaaGGGTGGTTTATAGTAAGACCATCTATCtaataaagccggctttaattggggagttaagaccatcagttaagactgttttatagcaatccgcccctgtGCTATTCTACTTACAGAATGGGTTGGATGACATGAAAGATAGAATGCAGCAAGGAAGGCTCACACCACACCAGGAGTGTTCCTTAAGAAAGAATAAACAACAACCAATCACCAAAAGTAAAATACTACATACAGATAATTAGCATATCCAGGTGTGTATACGTACATAGTGAAATAACTTTAATTTATGTAGTCAATTCTACAAAACCTGATACAcagggatcatgtcaaaattacttTACTGCAGtcactgcagtaactacagttTTACTGCAGGAATGTAAACAAACTGTCCTAACTGTGGTAGAATAATTTGACATAATCCCTCACTACAGTTTTCTGTTTGTTCAGTCCAAAATTGTTATTTCCAACCATTTACATATTTGACTTGCACACCTGCATATGATATTAATACACAACTACAACTCTTTATACAAAACAACCAAATTCTTTAGAATTTATAAACCCCTACCTTATGGACTAACACAAATATAACAAGTTGTGTGTAATAATTTGCAACAACCAAGGAccaacctaggtcaggtcaTCAATCGATGTGTCGTCAATCAAGCCATAGAAACAATCAAACCTGTGTTTAGGCGAGGAGCGAGGACGCACATCCCAATAAACTAACATGGCGCAGTTTAGTCGTCAATCGTCGCAAATTGAAATTTCCATATTCTGCTTAGTTGCACCAATTAAACCATCTgtatttctgttaaaattaGTCTAGTTGTACAATACAATGACAGAGCCTTCTATTTGCCTAGAAAAACTCTGGTGCGTTAACATTTTCTATCTCTGTATGTTGTGCAAACTCTGATGTTTTACTAGGCAATGTAAAAGGGATAGAAGTGTCTTTTGCATTATTACATAGTGAGCGTTAGTAAAAATATTGGAGTGCATATTTATTTTGGTGTGGACAATTTGATAACAAATACCTGTTAAAATCAACTAAAACCACCAGAATACAGTAAcatatttaacacaaaaaaaggGGTTTTAGGTTAAAGcgaagtttaataaaaaaatatgtaaacacaaaaataaaatactaaatattcAAACCTTGATTTGATTGCAGTTGTCATCCAGTGTTTGATGGAGTTCACCAGGAATCCACCGAGTAGGATCTGAGTTGGATGGTAGACCAGTAGTGGAATGGATATCAAAGAGAGGTAGTCGTAACCAGcataaattattttcaacattggTATACCTGtattaaataagaaaaacatgaaaatgacaaTCTACTATGCAGAACAgttctatttaggggacactctTATTTTCCAGTGAAATGAACAAGGGGCAATATATTCTTTAACACTGTGAGGGCGTGTGGTGCtgtgtgttggacgttcgactactgatcgttagaccgaggttcgaatccaactctcgccgcattgcttgtatccttaggcaagatactttacttacgtttgcctctctccacccaggtgtataattgggaacccggttagatcaagacacaactttgcgctgattactagctgcatatatgggagtatgtttccataggtGTTTGATCAggaaatgactggggtaataatgttcagcgcattgagagcttgcttatatgcgctatataagaatgaactattattattattattaacactaTAGCAAACCTATAGAGACAACTTGGGATACATTACTGGGTcccaaaagtgtccccttaatggggtTCTATTGTGATTATCTTTATCTTAGTTGCCACTGATGAAGATAGGCTGTGTGACAAATTTCTCCACATCTTTCTCATACACAATAATTTCATCCATTTCATCCTCTGTCTCCCtctataattattgtaaattgCTGGTTCAGTAACGATTTGTTCACAAAATGTGTatgtacacaaaaaaaatgatttgagaGGTAAATTTATCatacaaaaaattgtttaaaaagtgTATGATTCTGCAAGTTTTTGCTTATGGGAGAATGGCCATACAAGTAgtttttatgaaataatattataaatgtaatgtaatttaaaaaataaatatatatatatataaatacaaaaaaaagtagGTGGTGATGTACCTTaagaaaacttaaaataatACGATTTAAAGACAATTCGAAAACTTTGCATATGACTGCTCATCTCCAATAAgcacaatttttaaatttatcaatCAACCATCATTGAAACCAAGTAAATATTGATGAAATATGGatttgaataattttatttcatcctCGTTTTGCAATCACTTGGCAATCACCTTACTTACCCAATGTCAAAGACTTGTGTGTTGCACAGTACATGATAGTCACTGTATCTCCAGGTTCAAAACCTAGCCTAGGGTGCTTTGATAGAAAGAATGCTAGGCTTATCAAAAATACTTGTAATGAAAATACtaggaaaataaaaaaaaacacattatctGTTAATatcaaacaacatttttatttaagcGAATACAGTATTCAACTTCTACATTCATTCCATTTCATTGTAAAAATTTACAACCATTCTCCtgataaaacattttaactactactactagtgtaATTTACTGTCATTTACAGTGGCATTACGTTTACAATGATCAGTTGATTGCAGGCTAGTAGGCAGGTTCTGACAAGGGGATACAGGCCTGGGGACAGGGCCTTCTTAAAGGCCTGGTTGTGCGCAGCATGAAGCCCTGATTAGGCCTGGAATCGAAGCCAGCGCACTTCCAGTGTTAAGAAGCGAAATTCAGtgcttgtatatattatactttAGGCTAACAATTTGAGTTCATATCGACCAAAATTGCAAAACTCTTTTCTACAAACTGAAGAATTTTTCGTACCAATTACGGCTATTGCAGCTAAACTGTATCTGTCCATTTCTAAAGCAGGATTTGAGAATGTGTCACAAAAGGTCGTGTAGATAATCAGGAGTAGAACACCTTGCCCTACCTGACCAAAGGGGGGCTTGGTTCGCTCTAACCATTCTTTAATGTATCGACGACTTATCTACAAGAGAATGAATAATATTCATTACTTCAATAACAAtgaatacattttcaaaatccaTTCGTAATTTCACTGAAAAGACctaaacaattcaattcaaggtatatttattcattcaaagaAATCATACAGGTAGCCAACGGCTAAAATGAGTTCAATTTTACAGATATAAAAACTAACGTACATTATATagtaaacaacaacaacattttgCATAATAAGCAACCCACCACTTTGAAATACTGTAGGCACCTAGGCATTGAGCTGATGGTTTTTATTCCTATTCCAAGTAGCTCATGCGCTCATTTGAGTGGGAATGGTAATGTCCGATTAAAAGTTTAAGCTGCTTTCACATCGCACCTGGATTCAGCGCCCTGAGAAAAATATTGCAAGCCTTGAGCATGTTTTCACATCGCTCACGAATTTGGTTTTCCAGTATCCAACAAGATAATTCATGCTCATTGTTATTTggttaaaagaaaacaattgtaTGATTTCAGGAAACAAATGGCTTCGTGATCAATCGCTCTGAATTCGGAGCCTGAATCAGGTATGGATTGGTGTAAATGCTATGCTTTACCACTGAACCATTTTCTACAATATTTTTCTCAGAGAGCTGAACCGAATTCgggatttatatatttattttgttggggAAACTAATAAAAGCACAAATTGTtcataatacaaaaatattcaggggacactttcctgtgaaattaACAAGCGGAAATGTATGTTTAACACTATGTCCAATTAAGGTTTTTGCATGACACTGGCATGATAGTCTAGTGGCGgttccaggattttgaaattggGGAAGCCCAGGGCCTAAAAATGGTCCCCtccccgccccccccccccttgaaTCTGCCTATGATAGTATAGTTATTTggcctaataatatattttatctaACTTACCTGACCAATGATAAGAGGAACAACAACAGTCATAGTTAATGTCATAAATACAGAACTATATGGAACTGTTGAAGAAGAGCCAAgctaaaaaataacaaatttattgatttaAGTCACCACAACATTGAACCATCATTTGCTACAATTTTTTTGGAGCcatttaaaatatcatataaATTTGGACTTTTAAGTACAAAATGCATAAAGCCTCTATGCActtcacataaaaataaaagtaatccatgaaataaataaaataaaaaagagcaATGAAAAATGAGAGTGACAGGCCATAAAATATATGGATCTCAACTGAAGTATATGCCCGGTTGGTATAgttttgtattaatttgttaGTTACACTTTTTTAGACACAATTGGCATTCTGTTAAAGTTATATTCTTTTTCAAATATAgttatttttatgttataaGGAGAgaatatacatttttgtttccAGCTCAAGTAAAGGTTGGGTCATGTGTGCAAAAATGTTTTTCTCTTTCAAATGTTAGGCCGAATCACTTTATAGAAATCTTTTGTTATGACTCTTTTCTTTAAAATcgtttacatttaattaattcaagTATTCCTAAACATACACATGTTAGTAAATTATGTTTACTATAGACTTATACATTAATTGGGTTTAGGCCTAGAATATCAGcatcactaaaaaaaaaatttaatgcCACGATTTTCTCATTAACAATGTATTTCCTGCGCTATTCACAATATAATTTATGCGAGAAACTTTAAGCAATGCTATCCATCCACCGTAACATgcgctttttatttttaacaaatcaatcaacattttatctaattttattgCGTTCGCAGCGAGGACCCTGGTTCCGTAATTCCAAACACGTATGAAAATGTTATAGTCATTGACGAAAATGCACATGACTGTCATGTCAAAATGTTTGAATCGTGTCGCGTAATTTGTTTCCGAGTTTGACAAATGATAAAGTCGCCCCCATCTTAATGATTAATTTccttataaatatataatgacGATATTAACAGACTTACAAATGCAAGAAGCATCATTTTCTTATCGCCTTTACGTAACCATCAGTATTTAAAATTTATGAGTATCAAGCGATTTCCCTCGGTAAAATCGTTCACGCGGAGCACTTTTTCCCCCAAAGAaactattatttgttttaatctgGTCCTCGTTCAAGTCTAGTATAACACATACTTTACAAAAGCCACTCAACTATAGCGTCGCTAAACTTAAAACCGCACGCTGATTTTTGTTGAATTGACTATGAATAAATATGacattaattatacatttattagttTCTTGACGTTTGTAATAAAGTTTGAAAGCGAACACAGAAAAACAAACTTTTATACAGACACAAACAACTTGAGTTTGTGAACACTTTGGTTAAAGTGTTTAACCTATATTTAACTAAGGTCAGgaaatatattacaaatatacagtaattcaatAACAAAAATTGGTTAGGATGGCAGGAAGATgcctttaaattttattttaaagcatCATTTGTAATCTCAATATGTTTTCACAGAAGTGCAATGTTTACAAAAGGAAGTGTGTACTTTGACCTAATTTAAAGGTTTGTTACCCCAGCACCAACAAAACTAGATGGAGACTATTTGCATAGATTTTGAGTTACAAGTACAGTATactagaaattattattttattttatttttagaatcgtcattttttataataaactgtaataatgtaaatatattagaAAGAGATGGATGCAAAATAACTGTGATGACAATACAAAGAAAAGAGTGCCTCCAAATAAGGATcactttaatataaaaataaatttgtttttacaaaatacTTACAAATAATAACAGCAATAATGGTGTTACAAATATTCCCTGAAAGATTAAAGattaaatgtataatttg from Antedon mediterranea chromosome 5, ecAntMedi1.1, whole genome shotgun sequence carries:
- the LOC140049941 gene encoding sodium/bile acid cotransporter 7-like isoform X1, producing MKIPIKMVFLDKIKKNWFLIGIIVVISLAKLAPVIGVKGGILRPEITVKYLAVSFIFFNSGLSLRTEDLKSALLQVKLHIFVQSFTLIFVPCFVWLLVQLLSLTSINEHLLNGLQVVGCMPPPVSSAVILTKAVGGNEAAAIFNSAFGSFLGIFVTPLLLLLFLGSSSTVPYSSVFMTLTMTVVVPLIIGQISRRYIKEWLERTKPPFGQVGQGVLLLIIYTTFCDTFSNPALEMDRYSLAAIAVIVFSLQVFLISLAFFLSKHPRLGFEPGDTVTIMYCATHKSLTLGIPMLKIIYAGYDYLSLISIPLLVYHPTQILLGGFLVNSIKHWMTTAIKSRNTKPELVSVKTQEKEKTLGSDTLS
- the LOC140049941 gene encoding sodium/bile acid cotransporter 7-like isoform X2 — encoded protein: MKIPIKMVFLDKIKKNWFLIGIIVVISLAKLAPVIGVKGGILRPEITVKYLAVSFIFFNSGLSLRTEDLKSALLQVKLHIFVQSFTLIFVPCFVWLLVQLLSLTSINEHLLNGLQVVGCMPPPVSSAVILTKAVGGNEAAAIFNSAFGSFLGIFVTPLLLLLFLGSSSTVPYSSVFMTLTMTVVVPLIIGQISRRYIKEWLERTKPPFGQVGQGVLLLIIYTTFCDTFSNPALEMDRYSLAAIAVIVFSLQVFLISLAFFLSKHPRLGFEPGDTVTIMYCATHKSLTLGIPMLKIIYAGYDYLSLISIPLLVYHPTQILLGGFLVNSIKHWMTTAIKSRNTPGVV